The DNA window ACTACCTCTTCAACCCCAAAAGCCAGGTAGGTCTCTATGGCTTTGAATTCACTGCAGCCGGTCAGTCTGGTATCAGCAACATCATCGCTGACGAAACCCTCAACCCCGACGCTCCCATGTACAACGTACTTGGCCAGCGCGTAAGCAAGGAATACAAGGGCATCGTTATCCAGAACGGCAAGAAATTCATCAACAAGTAATCAATTTCCCGTCATAGGATAAAAAACATCAACCCCGCTTCACACCGAAATGTGGAGCGGGGTTATCCGTTTAATGAAATCAATATATCGGGAGTGACCGGTCTACTCCCCTTCTATAAACCCGACCGTCAGTTCGACAGCCCGGCGGAATGCCTCGGGCTGACCGCCGACAGTGATGAAAAGGTGGACTGCCTGTGGAAACTCAACCCTCGTCAGCCGTTGCGCCCCTACCCTTGTCGCAAACTCGCGTCCTTGATTGCAGAGAATGTCGCGCCCGGCAGCCACAAGCAGAGTCCGGGGCAGATGCTCAAGCGCCTCATCACTCAGGTCGCCGACATTGACATCGCCCGCGACATCGCCTTTAAGATGACCGATATACGCACTATTGAAAGCCTCCATCAGATCCGCATCCAGACCATAGCCCGACCCGTAGTCACCCCACGAAGCCGAACCGTCAGGATAAGCCTTCGTCACCGGATAGAAACACACCACACCTGCGAGCCGCCTGCAACACTCGTCGCCGGAAAGTGCGGTAGCCAGCGCGAGATTTCCACCCGAGCTGTCGCCCCCGACAAACACCCTGTCGGAATCAGCGCCGATTTCCGCGGCATTCCCGAAAGCAAAGCCCACGGCCTCGCGGCAATCCTCAAGCCCGGCCGGATAGGGCGACTCCGGCGCAAGTCGATAGTCGACCGCAAGCACCCTCGCCTTGCCGCTCGCCGCCACCTCCTGACAGAAACGTGCACAACTGTTGATGCTTCCTATCGTCCAGCCCCCGCCATGAAAATATATCAGCAGCGGAAGCGCCCCGCCGACACCCTCAGGCCCATATAGCCTCATCGTCGGAGAGAGGTCACGCGTGACCACCCCCTCGCGTAGCGGAGGCTTCGAATTGCGTCCGTGGCGCACCCTCTCCAGCGCCTCGCAATCACCCTCTATCGCCCGCAGGATGGCATCTTTCTGAGACGACTGCAATCCCTCCGGCAGTCCGCGACGAAAAGCCTCAGCCTCAACACGCATGATACTGTCGGAAACCGTCTGCGCATTCATGCCGCACAACGACGACATGACACAGCCAAGTAAAAAAACAAAATTCTTCATCGTATATCAAATAATTATATAATCTGCTTCCATGTATATAGCTAATTCCTAATGAAATACGCATACAACATGCACCTTTATCATGAAAATCGGTTTAAGACCGCCGTCAAAGATATGCAATATTCTCCGAAAAATAAATGCCGGCCTCCGACGCAGACTACGCTGCACCATAGAGACCGGCTGTTGTCAATGTAGCTATAAAAAAGAATTGATTGTCTCTCGACAACCAATCTTAGTTAACCTTAAATCTAATACCATGAAAAACACATTGCAAATTTACGCACTTTTGCAGAATCTACAAACTTTTCTGCAACAAAAATCCTCCGTTTTAACATATTTTTTAGCATCGTGACCAAAATTCATCAAAACGAATGGATTTTTTAGCGAAAATCACAGCTTTTGGCAACATTTTGCCATTTTCAGATTTCAGGATGAATCTATGGCACCCTTCCCGCACTACCGCTCTACTCCAAAGCTCAGGCCCATCAGCGCAATGAAATTTTACAATAGGAAAAACGCGGAATTTTTCGTAATTTTGCCAATAGAAATACAATAGAGCACCCTGTTTATGAGCGAGGACAACTTCACAACGGATACCTTGGACGAAAACGACGGCTTCACACCGGAAGAAAACCCACCCGGCCATGCCGACAATTTTGATCCGAAAATAATCGTCGACACCAGCAACGACACCATCCGCCACCAGCTGCGCGGCATGTACCAGAGCTGGTTTCTCGACTATGCGAGCTACGTGATTCTTGAGCGAGCTGTCCCCAACATCGAGGACGGTCTCAAACCCGTGCAGCGACGCATACTCCACTCGATGAAGCTGCTCGACGACGGTCGCTTCAACAAGGTGGCCAACATCGTGGGCAACACCATGCAGTTCCACCCCCACGGCGATGCGTCGATCTACGAAGCCCTCGTACAGCTCGGACAGAAAGAACTCCTCGTCGAGACTCAGGGAAACTGGGGCAACACGCTCACAGGCGCTGGCGCAGCGGCAGGACGATACATCGAAGCACGCCTCTCGCAGTTCGCCCTCGACGTGGTCTACAATCCCAAGGTGACCGAATGGACTCTCAGCTACGACGGACGAAAAAAAGAGCCCGTCACTCTCCCGGTCAAATTCCCCCTCCTGCTCTCGAAAGGCGCTGAGGGTATCGCGGTCGGACTCTCGTCAAAGATTCTGCCTCACAACTTCAACGAAATCATCGACGCGGCGATCTCATATCTGCGCGGCGAACCCTTCACACTCTATCCCGACTTCTTCACGGGAGGCTCTATCGACGTGTCGCGCTACAACGACGGCGAGCGCGGCGGCGTGGTCAAGATTCGCGCCAAAATCGAGAAAATCGACAACAAGACCCTCGCAATCACCGAAATCCCCTACGGCAAGACAACGGCGACCCTCATAGAGTCGATCGTCAAGGCTCAGGAAGCAGGAAAAATCAAAATCCGCTCCGTGGTCGACAATACCGCCCAGACAGCAAACGTGATTGTCTACCTTCTCCCCGGAACATCGAGCGACAAGACCATCGACGCCCTCTATGCCTTCACCGACTGCGAGGTATCGGTCTCGCCCAACTGCTGCGTGATTTCCGACAACAAGCCACACTTCATCGGCGTGAGCGACGTGCTCCGCCACAACGTCGACCGCACACGCGACATACTCGGACAGGAACTGAGGATACAGCTCGGCGAAGTCCGCGAACAGCTCCACTTCGCATCCCTCGAACGGATCTTCATCGAGGAGCGCATCTATAAGGACAAAGGCTATGAGGAAAGCGAGAACCGCGAACAGGCGATAGCCCATATACGCGGACGACTCGAAAAATTCAAGGATATCTTTATCCGCGAAGTCACCGACGACGACATCATCCGCCTCTTCGAAATCAAGATGGGGCGCATCCTCAAATTCAACGTCACCAAATGCGAGGAGCAGATCGCGGCATTCCACGAACGC is part of the Duncaniella dubosii genome and encodes:
- a CDS encoding alpha/beta hydrolase; this translates as MNAQTVSDSIMRVEAEAFRRGLPEGLQSSQKDAILRAIEGDCEALERVRHGRNSKPPLREGVVTRDLSPTMRLYGPEGVGGALPLLIYFHGGGWTIGSINSCARFCQEVAASGKARVLAVDYRLAPESPYPAGLEDCREAVGFAFGNAAEIGADSDRVFVGGDSSGGNLALATALSGDECCRRLAGVVCFYPVTKAYPDGSASWGDYGSGYGLDADLMEAFNSAYIGHLKGDVAGDVNVGDLSDEALEHLPRTLLVAAGRDILCNQGREFATRVGAQRLTRVEFPQAVHLFITVGGQPEAFRRAVELTVGFIEGE